Below is a window of Xyrauchen texanus isolate HMW12.3.18 chromosome 1, RBS_HiC_50CHRs, whole genome shotgun sequence DNA.
TTGTTATTTTCCAGATATTAGTTTAAAGACCAACCTGGGTCATTATGGAGAAGTGGCATCTCAGTAACTCTCTTCTGGCTCATTCCTCCATTGATTAGAACCTCCATTTGTCCATTGTCCATTTTTCTGCTTCATGTGTACAGGACCAGTCACTTGGCTCAGCTGAGGAAGACATTCTTGAGAACCTGTTGATTGAGCACACCAGCATGTCTGTATACCAGATGAGACCTGATGAGGATGACTTTGGTTCTGATGAAGATGCAGACGATGTGGCTAGGTACCTTTTAAGGCTGATTAGACATTTTGGGCCTAGTGCAGTAACATTTCTAGGACTTTGGatgtaatgtttattaatttaggaacatttaaaatgttcagtttaTATACAGTGTCACCGGGAACAATGATGTAAATAGTATTTTTGAAATACAAAGAAATGTAGATCTATATGCTGAGGTTCTGATTCCTTATGTAGAAGATTTATGGTGTCAGGCAAAAACATAACTGTACTTAGGGGGAAAACATGTCCTGTGATGTCACACtgacatttaattaataattccAAGTTCTAAGTGTGCCTATGTTGGCTTGCATTTGTCAATCATTTCGTTTAGGCCTGTGCCAATCAGACATCATGTTTCTTGGCGGTTAGCTGCATGGAGCAGCCACTTGCCCTGCAGCACCATTCTGCTCTCAGTGCAGCATGCTAGAGTCTATAATGAGCACAGGAAGCTGACCTGTAACACCCTTAACAGGCAAAACCTTACAAAAACATGCTTTTCACCTTCTGATCGACGCTACGGGTACTTCAAACAGCCCACACAGCGTGTGTACAACTACTGagatttagtctttttttttaggtaaacaatatatttacatctGAAACCACTGACCATACAGTCTTTTGCTAtattaattctttttttaatgggGTATGTTTGCATATTATGCCAT
It encodes the following:
- the LOC127649251 gene encoding uncharacterized protein LOC127649251 isoform X2, yielding MGEQLRHNVYKQRYFRNSCLTEDQSLGSAEEDILENLLIEHTSMSVYQMRPDEDDFGSDEDADDVARLQEPARSSSVPAWVSDSTAACR
- the LOC127649251 gene encoding tumor protein p53-inducible nuclear protein 1-like isoform X1, which encodes MGEQLRHNVYKQRYFRNSCLTEDQSLGSAEEDILENLLIEHTSMSVYQMRPDEDDFGSDEDADDVARPVPIRHHVSWRLAAWSSHLPCSTILLSVQHARVYNEHRKLTCNTLNRQNLTKTCFSPSDRRYGYFKQPTQRVYNY